A genomic region of Papaver somniferum cultivar HN1 chromosome 7, ASM357369v1, whole genome shotgun sequence contains the following coding sequences:
- the LOC113295815 gene encoding uncharacterized protein LOC113295815 isoform X2, which produces MLKHTTTMGRLSVYNLILLYICASVIGAVSLDQVNMTDSKVLNVGEELQRETLPLQMGSRLYRLNGLESSTWYEVKISYPASRLDQSEKYVLVSVEPAGVVAIPGVKERELVLFDIDAKLFKKMVLAESQVQKSGESKELTEKLSASVEDE; this is translated from the exons ATGCTCAAACATACTACTACAATGGGTCGATTGTCAGTTTATAACCTGATTCTGCTATACATTTGTGCTTCTGTTATCGGGGCTGTATCTCTTGACCAAGTAAATAT GACGGATAGCAAAGTGTTGAATGTTGGGGAGGAGCTACAGCGTGAAACCTTACCTCTGCAAATGGGTTCTCGCCTATACCGATTAAATGGACTCGAATCATCTACTTGGTATGAAGTGAAGATATCATATCCAGCTTCT AGGTTGGACCAAAGTGAGAAATATGTTCTTGTATCTGTGGAGCCTGCTGGAGTAGTTGCCATTCCTGGCGTAAAGGAGAGGGAGCTCGTCTTATTTGATATAG atgctaagttatttaagaaaatgGTACTTGCTGAGTCACAAGTGCAGAAATCTGGAGAGAGCAAGGAACTGACTGAGAAGTTGTCTGCATCTGTTGAGGATGAATAG
- the LOC113295816 gene encoding 40S ribosomal protein S30 gives MGKVHGSLARAGKVRGQTPKVAKQDKKKKPRGRAHKRMQYNRRFVTAVVGFGKKRGPNSSEK, from the exons ATGG GTAAGGTTCACGGATCTCTGGCTCGTGCTGGAAAAGTTAGAGGACAAACTCCAAAGGTAGCTAAacaagacaagaagaagaagcctAGAGGCAGAGCTCACAAGAGGATGCAATACAACAGACGTTTCGTTACTGCTG TTGTTGGATTTGGCAAGAAGAGAGGACCTAACTCTTCAGAGAAGTAA
- the LOC113295815 gene encoding uncharacterized protein LOC113295815 isoform X1: MLKHTTTMGRLSVYNLILLYICASVIGAVSLDQVNMTDSKVLNVGEELQRETLPLQMGSRLYRLNGLESSTWYEVKISYPASIPSSFSIQLIRDKSDIGHNWNRRLLNTEKLIFKTDSNDIPNHQRLDQSEKYVLVSVEPAGVVAIPGVKERELVLFDIDAKLFKKMVLAESQVQKSGESKELTEKLSASVEDE; the protein is encoded by the exons ATGCTCAAACATACTACTACAATGGGTCGATTGTCAGTTTATAACCTGATTCTGCTATACATTTGTGCTTCTGTTATCGGGGCTGTATCTCTTGACCAAGTAAATAT GACGGATAGCAAAGTGTTGAATGTTGGGGAGGAGCTACAGCGTGAAACCTTACCTCTGCAAATGGGTTCTCGCCTATACCGATTAAATGGACTCGAATCATCTACTTGGTATGAAGTGAAGATATCATATCCAGCTTCT ATTCCCTCCAGCTTTTCCATTCAACTGATAAGAGACAAATCAGATATTGGGCACAACTGGAATAGAAGATTACTCAACACAGAGAAACTGATTTTTAAAACTGACAGTAATGATATTCCTAACCACCAG AGGTTGGACCAAAGTGAGAAATATGTTCTTGTATCTGTGGAGCCTGCTGGAGTAGTTGCCATTCCTGGCGTAAAGGAGAGGGAGCTCGTCTTATTTGATATAG atgctaagttatttaagaaaatgGTACTTGCTGAGTCACAAGTGCAGAAATCTGGAGAGAGCAAGGAACTGACTGAGAAGTTGTCTGCATCTGTTGAGGATGAATAG